From Pararhodobacter zhoushanensis, the proteins below share one genomic window:
- a CDS encoding ABC transporter permease gives MAQTAAVHTRAPVKTRRRPLSAWSLGALLIAALIALPIVTVVAQVFIPSGGAWSHLVSTVLPLYLRNSLLLVVLTVALASAIGVGAGWLIAGFQFKGRGVLQWALMLPMTVPGYVIAYVYYDRLAYAGPLQTGLREIFGWGRHDYWFPQVASLPGAAVLLALVLYPYIYLLTRAAFATQSLHLMEAARALGQSPRGAFFRVALPMARPAMVAGAAFVAMETLADFGTVSHLGVQTLTSGIFRTWFARGEPVAAAQLAALLIGFVALALVLERILRGSRRYVGDPAGKSASAAARQPLTGVRALIVMALCAFPVFAGFLYPVWDLIRRAVLVGDPMWGARFYAFAGNSLMLAGLAALVLLTLGLFLGYARRMDGGPLVKAALGVAGIGYAMPGAVIAVGILLPLSWVDQTLDAWMRATFDVSTGLLLTGSYVGLIFAYTVRFLSISLSTIEASLQRIPPSLDDAARGLGSGPGRTLFTVHFPLLRGGLLSAAIFIFADVMKELPATLIVRPFNLDTLAIRTYRLASDGRLDEASTSALLIVALGIIPVVLLSRAMDRPSAH, from the coding sequence ATGGCACAGACTGCTGCCGTGCACACTCGCGCGCCCGTCAAGACGCGCCGTCGCCCCCTGAGCGCCTGGAGCCTGGGGGCGCTGCTCATCGCCGCCCTGATCGCGCTGCCCATCGTTACCGTGGTGGCGCAGGTGTTCATCCCCTCGGGCGGGGCGTGGTCGCATCTGGTCTCGACCGTGCTGCCCCTCTATCTGCGCAATTCGCTTTTGCTGGTCGTGCTGACCGTCGCGCTGGCCTCGGCCATCGGGGTGGGAGCGGGCTGGCTGATCGCCGGATTCCAGTTCAAGGGCAGGGGCGTGCTGCAATGGGCGCTGATGCTGCCGATGACCGTGCCGGGCTATGTCATCGCCTATGTGTATTACGACCGGCTGGCCTATGCCGGGCCGCTGCAGACCGGCTTGCGCGAGATTTTTGGCTGGGGGCGGCATGACTACTGGTTCCCGCAGGTCGCCTCGCTGCCCGGTGCGGCGGTGCTGCTGGCGCTGGTGCTTTACCCCTATATTTACCTGTTGACCCGCGCCGCCTTCGCCACCCAGTCGCTGCACCTGATGGAGGCCGCGCGTGCCCTTGGCCAATCCCCGCGCGGCGCGTTCTTTCGCGTGGCGCTGCCGATGGCGCGGCCGGCGATGGTGGCGGGGGCGGCGTTCGTGGCGATGGAGACGCTGGCCGATTTCGGCACCGTTTCGCATCTGGGCGTGCAGACCCTGACCAGCGGCATCTTCCGCACGTGGTTCGCGCGCGGTGAGCCGGTGGCGGCGGCGCAGCTGGCCGCGTTGCTGATCGGCTTTGTCGCGCTGGCGCTGGTGCTGGAGCGTATCTTGCGCGGATCGCGGCGCTATGTCGGTGATCCGGCGGGAAAATCCGCGAGTGCGGCAGCGCGTCAACCGCTGACCGGCGTGCGGGCGCTGATCGTCATGGCGCTGTGTGCCTTTCCGGTGTTCGCCGGGTTTCTGTATCCGGTCTGGGATCTGATCCGCCGCGCCGTGCTGGTCGGCGATCCGATGTGGGGCGCGCGTTTCTACGCCTTCGCCGGCAACTCGCTAATGCTGGCCGGGCTGGCCGCGCTGGTGTTGCTGACGCTGGGGCTGTTTCTGGGCTACGCGCGCCGGATGGACGGCGGGCCGTTGGTCAAGGCCGCATTGGGCGTCGCCGGGATCGGCTATGCCATGCCGGGCGCGGTGATCGCCGTGGGCATCCTGCTGCCGCTCAGCTGGGTGGATCAGACGCTGGACGCGTGGATGCGCGCGACGTTTGACGTCTCGACCGGGCTCTTGCTGACCGGCTCTTACGTCGGCCTGATCTTCGCCTATACGGTGCGGTTCCTGTCGATCAGCCTGAGCACCATCGAGGCCTCTCTCCAACGCATCCCGCCGTCGCTGGACGATGCCGCGCGCGGTCTAGGCTCGGGGCCGGGGCGCACCTTGTTCACCGTGCATTTCCCGCTGCTGCGCGGCGGGCTGCTGTCGGCGGCGATCTTCATCTTTGCCGATGTGATGAAGGAACTGCCCGCCACGCTGATCGTCCGTCCGTTCAATCTGGATACGCTGGCGATCCGCACCTACCGTCTGGCGTCCGACGGGCGGCTGGACGAGGCCTCGACCTCGGCCCTGCTGATCGTCGCGCTGGGGATCATTCCGGTCGTGCTGCTCAGCCGCGCGATGGACCGCCCCTCGGCCCACTGA
- a CDS encoding extracellular solute-binding protein — translation MYRSLTALGIVLLASAPAMADELNLYSARHYDTDLRIYENFTNETGIQINLIEGSGEQLMERILTEGDNSPADLYITVDGGRLHRAVEAGIFQPVESAVLDARIPANFRHPDNLWFGLSARARVIFTRTGERPDWLNDYEDLADPRLEGEICIRSSGNVYNVSLMAEMIEVMGAEAAQDWAAGINTNLARAPQGGDRDQLRALAAGECSVAVSNTYYWGALAASENPDDVAVANAVEFFYPNQDGRGAHVNISGAGVAVNAPNHDNAVRFLEYLVSDEAQAIFADSNNEFPIVPGVEIHGPVAPFTEFKNSGVNVSVYGLNAAQATEIFDRVGFP, via the coding sequence ATGTACCGTTCCCTGACCGCCCTCGGTATCGTTCTGCTGGCCTCGGCCCCTGCGATGGCTGATGAGCTGAACCTGTATTCGGCCCGCCATTACGACACCGACCTGCGGATTTACGAGAACTTCACCAATGAGACCGGCATCCAGATCAACCTGATCGAAGGCTCGGGCGAGCAGCTGATGGAGCGCATCCTCACCGAGGGCGACAACAGCCCGGCTGATCTGTACATCACCGTCGATGGCGGCCGCCTGCACCGTGCCGTCGAAGCGGGGATTTTCCAGCCGGTTGAAAGCGCCGTGCTGGACGCGCGTATCCCGGCCAACTTCCGCCACCCGGACAACCTGTGGTTCGGCCTCTCGGCCCGCGCCCGGGTGATCTTTACCCGCACCGGCGAGCGTCCTGACTGGCTGAACGATTACGAAGATCTGGCCGATCCCCGCCTTGAAGGCGAGATCTGCATCCGGTCGTCGGGCAACGTCTATAACGTTTCGCTGATGGCCGAGATGATCGAGGTGATGGGCGCGGAGGCGGCGCAGGACTGGGCGGCAGGCATCAACACCAACCTCGCGCGCGCACCGCAGGGCGGTGACCGCGACCAGCTGCGCGCGCTGGCAGCGGGCGAATGCTCGGTTGCGGTGTCCAACACCTATTACTGGGGCGCGCTGGCAGCCTCGGAGAATCCCGATGACGTGGCGGTGGCCAACGCGGTCGAGTTCTTCTACCCCAACCAGGACGGTCGCGGCGCGCATGTGAACATCTCGGGCGCCGGTGTGGCGGTGAACGCCCCCAACCACGACAACGCCGTGCGCTTCCTGGAATATCTGGTGTCGGATGAAGCGCAGGCGATCTTCGCCGACAGCAACAACGAATTCCCGATCGTGCCGGGCGTCGAGATCCACGGGCCGGTGGCCCCGTTCACCGAGTTCAAGAACTCGGGCGTCAACGTCTCGGTCTACGGGCTGAACGCGGCGCAGGCGACCGAGATCTTCGACCGCGTCGGCTTCCCATAA
- the yghU gene encoding glutathione-dependent disulfide-bond oxidoreductase, protein MPTDTAYVPPKVWTWDQESGGRFASINRPVSGPTHDKVLPVGEHPFQLYSLGTPNGVKVTIMLEELLAAGHKGAEYDAWLINIGDGDQFGSGFVEINPNSKIPAMMDRSGGEPVRLFESASILFHLAERFGEFLPASGPARAEVMNWVFWQMGAAPYLGGGFGHFYAYAPEKMEYPINRFAMEVKRQLDVLDRTLADRKFIAGDDYSIADIAIYPWYGRLVEGGAYDSAEFLAVHEYTNVVRWAADAAARPAVQRGKRVNKPGDSADAVKERHAATDLD, encoded by the coding sequence ATGCCGACTGATACAGCCTACGTGCCGCCCAAGGTCTGGACCTGGGACCAGGAAAGCGGCGGGCGTTTCGCCTCGATCAACCGGCCCGTTTCGGGGCCGACCCATGACAAGGTGCTGCCGGTCGGCGAGCACCCTTTCCAGCTCTACTCGCTGGGCACGCCCAATGGCGTCAAGGTGACGATCATGCTCGAAGAGCTGCTCGCCGCTGGTCATAAGGGCGCGGAATACGACGCCTGGCTGATCAACATCGGCGATGGCGACCAGTTCGGCTCGGGGTTTGTCGAGATCAACCCGAACTCGAAAATCCCGGCGATGATGGACCGCTCGGGCGGCGAACCCGTCCGCCTTTTTGAGAGCGCCTCGATCCTGTTCCATCTGGCCGAGCGGTTCGGTGAGTTCCTGCCCGCCTCGGGCCCGGCGCGCGCCGAGGTGATGAACTGGGTGTTCTGGCAGATGGGTGCGGCCCCCTATCTGGGCGGCGGCTTCGGGCATTTCTACGCCTATGCGCCCGAGAAGATGGAATACCCGATCAACCGCTTCGCGATGGAAGTGAAACGCCAGCTCGACGTGCTGGACCGCACGCTGGCGGACCGGAAATTCATCGCGGGCGACGACTATTCCATCGCCGATATCGCGATCTACCCGTGGTATGGGCGGCTGGTCGAGGGCGGGGCGTATGACTCGGCTGAGTTCCTCGCGGTGCATGAATACACCAACGTGGTCCGCTGGGCTGCCGACGCCGCCGCCCGCCCGGCCGTGCAGCGCGGCAAACGGGTGAACAAACCCGGCGACAGCGCGGATGCGGTGAAAGAACGGCACGCCGCCACTGACCTCGACTGA
- a CDS encoding vitamin B12-dependent ribonucleotide reductase, which translates to MKIERKLTTEGQDAYAALAFTTTVSEIRNPDGKIVFRNESVEVPQGWSQVASDVIAQKYFRKAGVPARLKKVAEKNVPDFLWRSIPDDKALAELPEAERFVGETSARQVFDRLAGAWAYWGWKGGYFTTEADAQAYYDEMRVMLARQMAAPNSPQWFNTGLHWAYGIDGPSQGHFYVDPFTHKLVKSKSSYEHPQPHACFIQSVSDDLVNEGGIMDLWVREARLFKYGSGTGTNFSSLRGEGESLSGGGKSSGLMGFLKIGDRAAGAIKSGGTTRRAAKMVICDMDHPDVEAFINWKVIEEQKVASLVAGSKAHEQRLNAIFTAIREFDGASEGSVDPSLNAELKTAIRAAKKAMIPDTYTNRILQYAKQGYTSIEFPTYDTDWDSEAYVSVSGQNSNNSVRVTDAFLTAVKNDADWELLRRTDGKVAKTVKARDLWEQVGHAAWACADPGIQFHDTVNAWHTCPADGPIRGSNPCSEYMFLDDTACNLASMNLLKFFGNGQFDAETYMHATRLWTVTLEISVMMAQFPSKEIAQRSYDYRTLGLGYANIGGLLMNMGFGYDSDEGRALAGALTALMTGVAYATSAEMAAELGAFPGYGRNREHMLRVIRNHRRAAQGLTDFEGVNVNPVVLDAANCPDASLVALARTAWDEALTLGEAHGYRNAQSTVIAPTGTIGLVMDCDTTGIEPDFALVKFKKLAGGGYFKIINQSVPAALTKLGYKPAQIEEIVAYAVGHGTLGQAPGINHTALIGHGFGPAEIKKIETALATAFDIRFVFNQWTLGEEFCRENLGIPQAKLNDPSFDLLRHLGFTKTQVEDANDHVVGTMTLEGAPHLKAEHYSIFDCANACGKKGKRYLSVDSHIRMMAAAQSFISGAISKTINMPNSASIEETLAAYELSWSLGIKANALYRDGSKLSQPLASALIEDDEEAEEILATGSTQEKAALIAEKIVEKIIVKEVARGREKLPERRKGYTQKAIVGGHKVYLRTGEYDGGKLGEIFIDMHKEGAGFRAMMNNFAIAVSVGLQYGVPLEEFVDAFTFTRFEPAGMVQGNEAIKNATSILDYIFRELAISYLDRTDLAHVKPTGAAFDDLGAGEKEGQKNVSQVSDEAATRGLEVLRQISSTGYLRKRLPQELLVLQGGSQPRALDSGAAVSAVAGNLAVAARVETSVEAVAVSMDPRTKAKMQGYEGDPCGECGNYTLVRNGTCMKCNTCGSTSGCS; encoded by the coding sequence ATGAAGATCGAGCGCAAACTTACCACCGAGGGCCAGGACGCCTACGCGGCGCTGGCGTTTACGACGACCGTATCCGAGATCCGCAACCCCGACGGGAAGATCGTCTTCCGCAACGAATCGGTCGAGGTTCCGCAGGGCTGGAGCCAGGTCGCCTCGGACGTGATCGCGCAGAAGTATTTTCGCAAGGCCGGCGTCCCCGCGCGCCTGAAGAAAGTCGCAGAGAAGAACGTCCCCGACTTCCTGTGGCGCTCGATCCCCGATGACAAGGCGCTGGCCGAGCTGCCCGAAGCCGAGCGTTTCGTCGGCGAAACCTCGGCCCGGCAGGTGTTCGACCGTCTGGCCGGTGCCTGGGCCTATTGGGGCTGGAAGGGTGGCTATTTCACCACCGAAGCCGACGCTCAGGCCTATTACGACGAGATGCGCGTGATGCTGGCCCGTCAGATGGCCGCCCCCAACTCGCCGCAATGGTTCAACACCGGCCTGCACTGGGCCTACGGCATCGACGGCCCGAGCCAAGGCCACTTCTATGTCGACCCCTTCACCCACAAGCTGGTGAAATCGAAATCCTCGTATGAGCATCCGCAGCCCCATGCCTGCTTTATCCAGTCGGTGTCGGACGACTTGGTTAATGAAGGTGGCATCATGGACCTCTGGGTCCGCGAGGCGCGTCTGTTCAAATACGGCTCGGGCACCGGCACCAACTTTTCCAGCCTGCGCGGCGAAGGCGAGAGCCTGTCGGGTGGCGGCAAGTCCTCGGGGCTGATGGGGTTCCTCAAGATCGGTGACCGCGCTGCCGGTGCCATCAAATCGGGCGGCACCACGCGCCGCGCCGCCAAGATGGTGATCTGCGACATGGATCACCCCGATGTCGAAGCCTTCATCAACTGGAAGGTCATCGAAGAACAGAAAGTTGCCTCGCTGGTGGCGGGCTCCAAGGCCCACGAGCAGCGCCTGAACGCCATCTTCACCGCGATCCGCGAGTTTGACGGCGCGTCCGAAGGCTCGGTCGATCCGTCGCTGAATGCCGAGCTGAAAACGGCGATCCGCGCGGCCAAGAAGGCGATGATCCCCGACACCTACACCAACCGCATCCTGCAGTACGCCAAGCAGGGCTATACCTCGATCGAATTCCCGACCTATGACACCGACTGGGATTCCGAGGCGTATGTGTCCGTCTCGGGCCAGAACTCGAACAACTCGGTGCGCGTCACCGACGCCTTCCTGACCGCCGTCAAGAATGACGCCGACTGGGAACTGCTGCGCCGCACCGATGGCAAGGTCGCCAAGACCGTCAAGGCGCGCGATCTGTGGGAACAGGTCGGCCACGCCGCCTGGGCCTGCGCCGATCCCGGCATCCAGTTTCACGACACCGTCAACGCGTGGCACACCTGCCCGGCAGACGGCCCGATCCGCGGCTCGAACCCGTGCTCGGAATACATGTTCCTCGATGACACGGCCTGCAACCTTGCCTCGATGAACCTGCTGAAGTTCTTCGGCAACGGCCAGTTCGACGCCGAAACCTACATGCACGCCACCCGCCTGTGGACCGTGACGCTGGAAATCAGCGTGATGATGGCGCAGTTCCCGTCCAAGGAAATCGCGCAGCGGTCCTATGACTACCGCACGCTGGGTCTGGGCTATGCCAACATCGGCGGTCTGCTGATGAACATGGGCTTTGGCTATGACAGCGATGAGGGCCGCGCGCTGGCCGGTGCGCTGACCGCGCTGATGACCGGCGTTGCCTATGCCACCTCGGCCGAGATGGCAGCCGAACTGGGCGCTTTCCCGGGCTACGGTCGCAACCGCGAGCACATGCTGCGCGTCATCCGCAACCACCGCCGCGCCGCACAAGGCCTGACCGATTTCGAAGGCGTCAACGTGAACCCCGTCGTGCTCGACGCGGCCAACTGCCCCGATGCCAGCCTTGTCGCTCTGGCCCGCACCGCCTGGGACGAGGCCCTGACCCTCGGCGAAGCCCATGGCTACCGCAACGCGCAATCCACCGTGATCGCGCCGACCGGCACCATCGGTCTGGTGATGGATTGCGACACCACCGGCATCGAGCCCGACTTCGCGCTGGTGAAGTTCAAGAAACTGGCCGGCGGCGGCTATTTCAAGATCATCAACCAGTCGGTCCCGGCCGCGCTGACCAAGCTGGGCTACAAACCCGCGCAGATCGAAGAGATCGTCGCCTATGCTGTGGGCCACGGCACGCTGGGGCAAGCGCCCGGCATCAACCATACCGCGCTGATCGGCCACGGCTTTGGCCCGGCCGAGATCAAGAAGATCGAAACCGCGCTGGCAACGGCCTTCGACATCCGCTTCGTGTTCAACCAGTGGACGCTGGGCGAAGAGTTCTGCCGTGAAAATCTGGGCATCCCGCAGGCCAAGCTGAACGATCCGTCGTTCGACCTGCTGCGCCACCTCGGCTTCACGAAAACCCAGGTCGAGGATGCCAACGACCACGTCGTCGGCACCATGACGCTGGAAGGCGCGCCGCATCTGAAGGCCGAGCATTATTCGATCTTCGACTGCGCCAATGCCTGCGGCAAGAAGGGCAAGCGCTATCTGTCCGTCGACAGCCACATCCGCATGATGGCGGCAGCGCAATCGTTCATCTCGGGCGCGATTTCCAAGACGATCAACATGCCGAACTCGGCCTCGATCGAGGAAACGCTGGCGGCCTATGAGCTCAGCTGGTCGCTGGGTATCAAGGCCAACGCGCTCTACCGCGACGGCTCGAAACTGTCGCAGCCGCTGGCGTCGGCGCTGATCGAGGATGATGAAGAGGCCGAAGAAATCCTCGCCACCGGCTCGACCCAGGAAAAAGCCGCGCTGATCGCTGAGAAGATCGTCGAGAAGATCATCGTCAAGGAAGTCGCCCGCGGCCGCGAAAAGCTGCCCGAGCGTCGCAAGGGCTATACCCAGAAAGCCATCGTCGGCGGTCACAAGGTCTATTTGCGCACCGGCGAATACGACGGTGGCAAGCTGGGCGAGATCTTCATCGACATGCACAAGGAAGGTGCGGGCTTCCGCGCGATGATGAACAACTTCGCCATCGCGGTGTCGGTCGGCCTGCAATACGGCGTGCCGCTGGAGGAATTCGTCGACGCCTTCACCTTCACCCGGTTCGAGCCGGCGGGCATGGTGCAGGGCAACGAGGCGATCAAGAACGCCACCTCGATCCTGGACTATATCTTCCGCGAACTGGCGATCTCGTATCTGGACCGCACCGATCTGGCCCATGTCAAACCGACGGGCGCAGCCTTCGACGATCTGGGCGCTGGCGAGAAGGAAGGCCAGAAGAACGTCTCGCAAGTCTCTGACGAAGCGGCCACGCGTGGACTGGAAGTGCTGCGCCAGATCTCCTCGACGGGCTACCTGCGCAAACGTCTGCCGCAAGAGCTGCTGGTGCTGCAAGGCGGCTCGCAGCCGCGCGCGCTGGACAGCGGCGCAGCGGTCAGCGCGGTCGCCGGAAACCTCGCGGTCGCTGCGCGTGTAGAAACCTCGGTCGAGGCCGTCGCGGTCAGCATGGACCCGCGTACCAAGGCCAAGATGCAAGGCTACGAGGGCGACCCCTGCGGCGAGTGCGGCAACTACACGCTGGTGCGCAACGGCACCTGCATGAAGTGCAACACCTGCGGGTCGACATCAGGGTGCAGCTGA
- a CDS encoding ABC transporter substrate-binding protein: MSKLVLAGVTSALALVGGMAQANDEVTLQLKWVTQAQFAGYYVALENGYYTEEGLDVTIRPGGPDIAPVQVLMGGGADVMVDWMPSALAAREQGAPVVNIAQPFVRSGMMLTCLAESGITSPEDFPGRTLGVWFFGNEYPFLSWMAHLGIPTEGGDDGVEVLRQGFNVDPLLQRQADCVSTMTYNEYWQVIDAGITPEQLVTFKYEDQGVATLEDGLYVLEDNLNDPAFVDRMARFVRASMRGWHWAEENPEEAAMIVLDNDETGAQTESHQIRMMGEVALLTQGSTGALDEEAYARTVATLLGGGSDPVITAEPTGAFTHVVTDAAMQ; this comes from the coding sequence ATGTCTAAACTAGTTCTGGCCGGGGTAACCTCGGCACTGGCGTTGGTCGGCGGCATGGCGCAGGCCAATGACGAGGTCACGCTGCAGCTGAAATGGGTCACGCAGGCGCAATTCGCCGGCTACTACGTGGCGCTGGAGAACGGCTATTACACCGAGGAAGGCCTCGACGTGACCATCCGCCCCGGTGGCCCCGACATCGCGCCGGTGCAGGTGCTGATGGGCGGCGGTGCCGATGTCATGGTCGACTGGATGCCCTCGGCGCTGGCCGCGCGCGAGCAGGGGGCCCCGGTGGTCAACATCGCGCAACCCTTCGTGCGCTCGGGCATGATGCTAACCTGTCTGGCCGAATCGGGCATCACCTCGCCCGAAGATTTCCCCGGCCGTACGCTGGGCGTCTGGTTCTTTGGCAACGAATACCCGTTCCTGTCGTGGATGGCCCATCTTGGCATCCCGACCGAGGGTGGCGATGACGGCGTCGAAGTGCTGCGCCAGGGCTTCAACGTCGATCCGCTGTTGCAGCGTCAGGCCGATTGCGTGTCGACCATGACCTATAACGAATACTGGCAGGTCATCGACGCGGGCATCACGCCCGAGCAGCTGGTGACCTTCAAATACGAGGATCAGGGCGTCGCGACACTGGAAGACGGGCTTTATGTGCTTGAGGACAACCTCAATGACCCGGCCTTTGTCGACCGGATGGCGCGATTCGTCCGGGCGTCGATGCGCGGCTGGCATTGGGCCGAAGAGAACCCCGAAGAGGCGGCGATGATCGTGCTCGATAACGACGAGACCGGCGCGCAGACCGAATCCCACCAGATTCGCATGATGGGCGAAGTGGCGCTGCTGACGCAGGGGTCCACGGGCGCGCTGGACGAAGAAGCCTATGCCCGCACCGTGGCGACGTTGCTGGGCGGTGGCTCGGACCCGGTGATCACTGCCGAGCCGACCGGGGCCTTCACCCATGTCGTGACCGATGCTGCGATGCAGTGA
- a CDS encoding ABC transporter permease — protein MLVAFVAELPRKGGLMGLIAPLIFGATILWAWECVVHALGVPRVILPAPSSIAARLATSTDTLWIDLVQTFGRGALSGYVIGCGSAFVFALVVDRYRFLRQGLLPVGNFLAALPIIGTAPIFVMWFGFDWPSKAAVVVAMVFFPMLVNTVQGLTATDSMQRDLMRTYSASWGQTLLRLRLPAAMPFVFNGLKICATLALIGAIVAEFFGSPTYGMGFRISTEVGRLQLDMVWAEIAVAALLGSAFYGVWALLERRVTFWHPSQRSR, from the coding sequence ATGCTGGTGGCCTTCGTGGCCGAATTGCCGCGCAAGGGCGGGCTGATGGGGCTGATCGCGCCCTTGATCTTTGGCGCGACGATCCTGTGGGCGTGGGAATGCGTCGTGCACGCGCTGGGTGTCCCGCGGGTGATCCTGCCCGCGCCGTCCTCTATTGCTGCGCGGCTGGCCACCTCCACCGACACCCTGTGGATCGACCTTGTGCAGACCTTTGGTCGCGGGGCGCTCAGCGGCTATGTCATCGGTTGCGGCTCGGCCTTTGTGTTCGCGCTGGTGGTCGATCGCTACCGCTTCCTGCGTCAGGGGTTGCTGCCGGTCGGCAACTTTCTGGCCGCACTGCCGATCATCGGCACCGCGCCGATTTTCGTCATGTGGTTCGGTTTTGACTGGCCGTCCAAGGCGGCGGTTGTGGTGGCGATGGTGTTCTTCCCGATGCTGGTCAACACCGTGCAGGGCCTGACCGCCACCGACAGCATGCAGCGCGACCTGATGCGCACCTATTCCGCCAGCTGGGGCCAGACGCTGCTGCGCCTGCGCCTGCCGGCGGCAATGCCCTTTGTCTTCAACGGGCTGAAAATCTGTGCGACGCTTGCCCTGATCGGGGCTATCGTGGCCGAGTTCTTTGGCTCGCCCACCTATGGCATGGGCTTTCGCATTTCCACCGAGGTCGGGCGCTTGCAGCTCGACATGGTCTGGGCAGAAATCGCCGTAGCCGCGCTGCTGGGTTCAGCGTTCTATGGTGTCTGGGCTCTGCTCGAACGGCGGGTGACCTTCTGGCACCCCTCGCAGCGCAGCAGATAA
- a CDS encoding ABC transporter permease, with product MTRFPVLTVVAALLALWYIAVIPMNAQWEYDQANRAGRDLPFGEMVANTMAQERPVLPAPHQVVVELWNSTVVEEATGRRGLWRSGSLSNRSLIYHGLITLSATMLGFVIGTGGGILLAIGIVYNKAMDTSVMPWAIASQTIPIIALAPMIIVVLNSVGIAGLVPKAIIAAYLSFFPVVVGMVKGLRAPDAMQLDLMKTYSASGNDVFAKLRLPTSMPYLFASLKVGIAAALVGTIVGELPVQEGGLGVRLLSGSYYGQTIQIWAALFAAAILAAGLVGIVALIERRVLKRMGMAQ from the coding sequence ATGACACGCTTTCCCGTCCTCACCGTCGTCGCCGCCCTGCTGGCGCTCTGGTACATCGCGGTCATTCCGATGAACGCGCAATGGGAATACGATCAGGCGAACCGCGCCGGGCGCGATCTGCCGTTCGGCGAGATGGTCGCCAATACGATGGCACAAGAACGTCCCGTGCTGCCCGCGCCGCATCAGGTGGTGGTGGAGCTGTGGAACTCCACCGTGGTCGAGGAAGCCACCGGCCGCCGGGGCCTGTGGCGCAGCGGGTCGCTGTCGAACCGCAGCCTGATCTACCACGGGCTGATCACACTGAGCGCCACGATGCTGGGCTTTGTCATCGGCACCGGTGGCGGCATCCTGCTGGCCATCGGCATCGTGTATAACAAGGCGATGGATACCAGCGTGATGCCCTGGGCGATTGCCAGCCAGACGATTCCGATCATCGCGCTGGCACCGATGATCATCGTGGTGCTCAATTCCGTCGGCATTGCCGGGCTGGTGCCCAAGGCGATCATTGCGGCCTATCTCAGCTTCTTCCCGGTCGTTGTTGGCATGGTGAAGGGGTTGCGCGCCCCTGATGCGATGCAGCTGGATCTGATGAAAACCTATTCGGCCTCGGGCAACGATGTGTTTGCCAAGCTGCGCCTGCCGACTTCGATGCCCTATCTCTTTGCGTCGCTCAAGGTCGGTATCGCCGCGGCGCTGGTCGGCACCATCGTCGGCGAGCTGCCGGTGCAGGAGGGGGGCCTTGGCGTTCGCCTGCTGTCGGGCAGCTATTACGGCCAGACCATCCAGATCTGGGCCGCGCTGTTTGCCGCGGCGATTCTGGCGGCGGGGCTGGTCGGGATTGTGGCGCTGATCGAGCGGCGGGTGCTCAAGCGGATGGGGATGGCGCAATGA
- a CDS encoding ABC transporter ATP-binding protein, which produces MSDVAVPPVVIEAQGLNLTFTTNDGPVHALKDINLSIHKGEFVSFIGPSGCGKTTFLRTIADLEQPTGGTLSVNGMSASEARKARAYGYVFQAAGLYPWRTIEGNVRLPLEIMGFSKADQAERAKRVLELVELSGFEKKFPWQLSGGMQQRASIARALAFDADILLMDEPFGALDEIVRDRLNEELLKLWARTQKTIGFVTHSIPEAVYLSTKIVVMSPRPGRITDIIDSPLPKERPLEIRDSPEFIAIAHRVREGLRAGYEEAGE; this is translated from the coding sequence GTGAGCGATGTCGCTGTCCCGCCTGTTGTCATCGAAGCGCAAGGTCTGAACCTGACCTTCACCACGAATGACGGCCCCGTCCATGCGCTCAAGGATATCAACCTGAGCATCCACAAAGGCGAATTCGTCAGCTTCATCGGCCCGTCGGGCTGTGGCAAGACGACCTTTTTGCGCACGATTGCCGATCTGGAACAGCCCACGGGCGGGACGCTCAGCGTCAACGGGATGAGCGCCTCCGAGGCCCGCAAGGCGCGCGCTTACGGCTATGTGTTTCAGGCGGCGGGGCTGTATCCGTGGCGCACGATCGAGGGGAACGTCCGGCTTCCGCTTGAAATCATGGGGTTTTCCAAAGCCGATCAGGCCGAGCGCGCCAAGCGGGTGCTGGAGCTGGTCGAGTTGTCGGGGTTCGAGAAGAAATTTCCCTGGCAGTTGTCGGGCGGCATGCAGCAGCGCGCGTCCATCGCCCGCGCGCTGGCCTTTGACGCCGATATCCTGCTGATGGACGAGCCGTTCGGCGCGCTCGACGAGATCGTGCGCGACCGGCTGAATGAGGAGTTGCTCAAGCTCTGGGCGCGCACGCAGAAGACCATCGGCTTTGTCACCCACTCGATCCCCGAGGCGGTTTATCTCAGCACGAAGATCGTGGTGATGTCGCCGCGCCCCGGCCGGATCACCGACATCATCGACAGCCCGCTACCCAAGGAACGCCCGCTGGAAATCCGCGACAGTCCCGAGTTTATCGCCATCGCCCACCGGGTGCGCGAGGGGCTCAGGGCGGGGTATGAGGAGGCGGGCGAGTGA